In one window of Lepus europaeus isolate LE1 chromosome 14, mLepTim1.pri, whole genome shotgun sequence DNA:
- the EXOC8 gene encoding exocyst complex component 8 has protein sequence MAMAMSDSGASRLRRQLESGGFEARLYVKQLSQQSDGDRDLQEHRQRIQALAEETAQNLKRNVYQNYRQFIETAREISYLESEMYQLSHLLTEQKSSLESIPLTLLPAAAAAAAGAGAASGGEEGAGGAGGRDHLRGQAGFFPSPGGASRDSSGPGEEGKQRTLTTLLEKVEGCRHLLETPGQYLVYNGDLVEYEADHMAQLQRVHGFLMNDCLLVATWLPQRRGMYRYNALYPLDGLAVVNVKDNPPMKDMFKLLMFPESRIFQAENAKIKREWLEVLEETKRALSEKRRREQEEAAAPRGPPQVTSKATNPFEDDEEEEPAVPEVEEEKVDLSMEWIQELPEDLDVCIAQRDFEGAVDLLDKLNHYLEDKPSPPPVKELRAKVDERVRQLTEVLVFELSPDRSLRGGPKATRRAVSQLIRLGQCTKACELFLRNRAAAVHTAIRQLRIEGATLLYIHKLCHVFFTCLLETAREFETDFAGTDSGCYSAFVVWARSAMGMFVDAFSKQVFDSKESLSTAAECVKVAKEHCQQLGDIGLDLTFIIHALLVKDIQGALHSYKEIIIEATKHRNSEEMWRRMNLMTPEALGKLKEEMKSCGVSNFEQYTGDDCWVNLSYTVVAFTKQTMAFLEEALKLYFPELHMVLLESLVEIILVAVQHVDYSLRCEQDPEKKAFIRQNASFLYETVLPVVEKRFEEGVGKPAKQLQDLRNASRLMRVNPESTTSVV, from the coding sequence ATGGCGATGGCGATGTCGGACAGTGGAGCGAGCCGCCTGCGGCGGCAGCTAGAATCAGGGGGCTTTGAGGCACGGCTGTACGTGAAGCAGCTCTCGCAGCAGTCGGACGGGGACCGGGACCTCCAGGAGCACCGGCAGCGCATCCAGGCTTTGGCGGAGGAGACAGCGCAAAACCTGAAACGCAACGTCTACCAGAACTACCGGCAGTTCATAGAGACGGCCCGCGAGATCTCCTACCTGGAGAGCGAGATGTACCAGCTCAGCCATCTCCTGACGGAACAGAAGAGCAGCCTGGAGAGCATCCCGCTCACCCTGCTgccggccgcggccgccgccgccgcgggagcCGGCGCCGCCTCcggcggggaggagggggcgggtggCGCCGGGGGCCGAGACCACCTCCGAGGCCAGGCCGGCTTTTTTCCCAGCCCCGGGGGCGCCTCGCGTGACAGTTCCGGCCCGGGCGAGGAAGGAAAGCAGCGCACTCTCACCACCCTGCTTGAGAAGGTGGAAGGCTGCAGGCACCTGCTGGAGACCCCGGGGCAGTACCTGGTGTACAACGGGGACCTGGTGGAATACGAAGCGGATCACATGGCCCAGCTGCAGCGGGTGCACGGCTTTCTCATGAACGACTGTTTGCTGGTGGCCACCTGGCTGCCCCAGCGGCGGGGGATGTATCGCTACAATGCTCTCTATCCCCTAGATGGCCTGGCCGTGGTCAATGTCAAGGACAACCCACCCATGAAGGACATGTTCAAGCTGCTGATGTTCCCCGAGAGTCGTATTTTTCAGGCAGAAAATGCCAAAATAAAACGAGAGTGGCTGGAGGTGCTGGAAGAAACCAAGAGGGCCCTCAGTGAAAAAAGACGAAGGGAACAGGAGGAAGCAGCGGCCCCTAGAGGGCCTCCCCAAGTGACCTCCAAGGCCACGAACCCGTTTgaggatgatgaagaagaagaaccaGCCGTCCCCGAGGTAGAGGAGGAGAAGGTGGACCTATCGATGGAATGGATCCAGGAGTTACCTGAAGACCTGGATGTGTGCATTGCTCAGAGGGACTTTGAGGGGGCCGTTGACCTGTTAGATAAGTTGAATCATTACCTAGAAGACAAGCCCAGCCCACCTCCTGTAAAAGAACTCAGGGCCAAGGTGGATGAGCGGGTCCGGCAGCTCACAGAGGTGCTGGTTTTTGAACTGTCCCCAGATCGTTCCTTGCGAGGTGGGCCCAAGGCTACTCGCAGGGCGGTTTCTCAGCTGATCCGGCTTGGCCAGTGCACAAAGGCTTGCGAGCTGTTTTTGAGAAACAGAGCGGCAGCCGTGCATACGGCCATCCGTCAGCTTCGTATTGAAGGTGCCACTTTGCTCTATATTCATAAGCTGTGCCATGTCTTCTTTACGTGTCTTCTTGAGACTGCCAGAGAATTTGAGACAGATTTCGCCGGCACCGACAGTGGCTGCTACTCTGCCTTTGTGGTCTGGGCGAGATCAGCCATGGGCATGTTCGTGGACGCTTTCAGCAAGCAGGTGTTTGATAGCAAGGAGAGCCTCTCTACGGCAGCAGAGTGTGTCAAAGTGGCTAAGGAGCACTGCCAGCAGCTGGGTGATATTGGACTAGACCTCACCTTCATCATCCATGCCCTTCTGGTGAAAGACATCCAGGGGGCCTTGCACAGTTACAAAGAAATCATCATTGAAGCCACCAAGCATCGCAACTCGGAGGAGATGTGGAGGAGGATGAACTTGATGACTCCAGAGGCCCTGGGCAAgctcaaagaagaaatgaaaagttgCGGGGTAAGTAACTTTGAGCAGTACACAGGGGATGACTGCTGGGTGAACCTAAGTTACACAGTGGTTGCTTTCACCAAACAGACCATGGCGTTTTTGGAAGAGGCCTTAAAGCTGTATTTCCCAGAGCTGCACATGGTGCTGTTGGAGAGCCTGGTGGAAATCATTTTGGTGGCTGTTCAGCACGTGGACTATAGTCTTCGGTGTGAGCAGGACCCAGAGAAGAAGGCTTTTATCCGACAGAATGCGTCCTTTCTGTATGAAACAGTGCTCCCTGTGGTGGAGAAAAGGTTTGAAGAAGGTGTGGGGAAACCTGCTAAGCAACTCCAAGACCTGAGGAACGCATCTAGACTCATGCGGGTGAATCCTGAAAGCACAACATCAGTAGTCTGA
- the GNPAT gene encoding dihydroxyacetone phosphate acyltransferase isoform X5 yields MKCYTPLVYKGITPCKPSDIKNSVLNSEEIHYVIKQLSMESLQSVDVLREEVCEILDEMSHKLRLGAIRFFAFALSKIFKQIFSKVCVNEEGIQKLQRAIQEHPVVLLPSHRSYIDFLMLSFLLYNYDLPVPVIAAGMDFLGMKMIGELLRMSGAFFMRRTFGGNKLYWAVFSEYVKTMLRVNENSYQNGYAPVEFFLEGTRSRSAKTLTPKFGLLSIVMEPFFKREVFDTYLVPISISYDKILEETLYAYELLGVPKPKESTTGLLKARRILSENFGSIYVYFGDPVSLRSLASGRMSRSPYNLVPRYIPQKQSEDMHAFVTEVAYKMQLLQIENLVLSPWPLIVAVLLQNRPSMDFDALLEKTLWLKGLTQAFGGFLIWPDNEPAEEVVQHHILLHSNIASLVKDQVILKLESGDSEVVDGLIFQHITLLMCSTYRNQLLNIFVRPSLVAVALQMTPGVRKEDVYSSFRFLRDVFSDEFIFFPGNTVKDFEEGCYLLCKSETIQVTTRDILVTEKGNAVLEFLIGLFRPFVECYKLLCIYLLREQEEHFTEKQYLAAVRKFTSQLLNQGASQCYDVLSSDVQKNALAAFVRLGVVEKKKVNNDYIFSVNEPATTKLEEMLDSREEKFEVRWANTGSLGSLLSLEVTFKLRIGLIRRQSSRFWGWDWIDK; encoded by the exons CTTTCCATGGAATCACTTCAATCTGTCGATGTCCTCCGAGAAGAAGTTTGTGAGATCTTGGATGAAATGAGCCACAAACTGCGTCTGGGAGCTATACGGTTTTTTGCTTTTGCCCTgagcaaaatatttaaacaaattttcTCAAAGGTGTGTGTAAATGAAGAAGGTATTCAAAAA ctGCAACGAGCCATCCAGGAGCATCCTGTTGTCTTGCTGCCTAGTCATCGAAGTTATATTGACTTTCTCATGTTGTCATTTCTTTTATACAACTATGATTTGCCTGTGCCAGTTATAGCAGCAGGAATGG ACTTCCTGGGAATGAAAATGATTGGTGAGCTATTGAGGATGTCAGGTGCCTTCTTCATGCGGCGCACCTTTGGTGGCAATAAACTCTACTGGGCTGTATTCTCTGAATATGTAAAAACTATGTTACGGGTAAATGAAAATAGCTAccaa AATGGTTATGCTCCTGTTGAATTTTTCCTCGAAGGGACAAGAAGCCGCTCTGCCAAAACATTGACTCCTAAATTTG GTCTTCTGAGTATTGTGATGgaaccatttttcaaaagagaagttTTTGATACCTACCTTGTTCCAATTAGCATCAGTTATGATAAGATATTAGAAGAAACTCTTTATGCATATGAGCTTCTAGGGGTTCCTAAGCCAAAAGAATCTACAACT GGACTGTTGAAAGCCAGAAGGATTCTGTCTGAGAATTTTGGAAGCATCTATGTGTACTTTGGAGACCCTGTGTCACTTAGATCTCTGGCCTCTGGGAGGATGAGTAGGAGCCCATATAACTTGGTTCCAAG GTATATTCCTCAGAAGCAATCCGAGGACATGCATGCCTTTGTCACTGAAGTTGCCTACAAAATGCAGCTTCTGCAAATTGAAAACCTAGTTCTGAGCCCATGGCCCCTAATAGTTGCTGTTCTGCTTCAGAACCGGCCATCCATGGACTTTGATGCTCTGTTAGAAAAGACTTTATGGCTGAAAGGCTTAACCCAGGCATTTGGAGGATTTCTCATTTGGCCTG ATAATGAGCCTGCTGAAGAAGTTGTCCAACACCACATCCTTCTGCATTCCAACATTGCCAGCCTCGTCAAAGACCAGGTGATTCTAAAATTGGAATCTGGAGACTCAGAAGTGGTTGATGGACTTATTTTCCAGCACATCACTCTGCTCATGTGCTCAACTTACCGGAATCAGTTGCTCAACATTTTTGTCCGTCCATCCTTAGTTGCTGTAGCACTGCAGATGACACCTGGCGTCAGGAAAG AGGATGTCTACAGTTCCTTTCGCTTCCTACGTGATGTTTTTTCAGACGAGTTCATCTTCTTTCCAGGAAACACAGTAAAG GACTTTGAAGAAGGTTGTTACTTGCTTTGTAAAAGTGAGACCATACAAGTGACTACACGGGACATtctagttacagagaaaggaaatgcTGTGTTAGAATTTTTAATAGGACTCTTCAGACCTTTTGTGGAATGTTATAAG CTACTTTGCATATACCTCTTGAGAGAACAAGAAGAACACTTCACTGAGAAACAGTACTTGGCTGCTGTTAGAAAATTCACAAGTCAGCTTCTCAATCAAG GTGCCTCTCAGTGTTACGACGTATTATCTTCTGATGTACAGAAAAATGCCTTAGCAGCTTTTGTGAGGCTTGGTGTAGTAGAGAAGAAGAAAGT aaATAATGATTATATATTTAGTGTGAATGAACCTGCCACAACCAAATTAGAAGAAATGCTTG ATTCAAGGGAAGAGAAGTTTGAAGTAAGATGGGCGAACACTGGGAGCCTTGGCAGTTTGCTGTCTCTGGAGGTGACATTTAAGCTAAGAATTGGTTTGATCAGGAGGCAATCCTCAAGGTTTTGGGGTTGGGATTGGATTGATAAATGA